The Aspergillus chevalieri M1 DNA, chromosome 5, nearly complete sequence genome includes a region encoding these proteins:
- a CDS encoding AP-1 complex accessory protein LAA1 (BUSCO:EOG09260C5W;~COG:S;~EggNog:ENOG410PI9N;~InterPro:IPR016024,IPR011989,IPR040108): protein MSSSEPTAAAAAATTPDDAAPRAELDITKLHALPSEQQDLYLLTFTSELVQHVSGLDKAQISSQQKFLKKELFKILTLSSPTITRVIRNNLGRCFGAILGKGDRGILFETVTDLLGVLNAGKSEELKTKFAAAHCLGEVFAAAGESAFAQSGLVISSLLKLLKPSANHTGLRGSIFSVIRKVVVGAGVPVDETTARDVWKQARNAATSDKSTFVQLHACRCIEHLVKVTPYFDNSNDFDNLKSVIWKVIDSPVAPVRHAAAACLARVLVKLHSPDTRIQPAPKSKKSKRMSKKPTPKPGEDEDEAEVSEPSTPKKSESRLFFLLPDLFRQLSTQYMRSTTSNRARAAIAVCYKHVLRNLGNKFIEERYGQIANHLLFELLNHPTVTYNRFRLLMTRKFVKSILEDTIGRESLRENSQLNAAKWLINEILKDYPQVIQERREPSKYTLTSTLSALSSLISSLGSAFNTLAESCREALIQVLPHPSYTVQIHSAHCLRAFVLACPHQLLSCVTICLNSLSREIGQLSTPRQSPRRCVAYANGLSAMLSTSRLQPLYGSVDVFARVFTQATDLLKTSTSSELRAAGTQVQIAWILIGGLMPLGPSFVKIHLSQLMLLWKNALPKHMGKESFAQRGNLEISFLTHVRECALSSLLAFMEFNAKLITSDGAKRIASMLQNTVDFLHDLPRQKSAEDLSQRLHPSLQLHDLATMVRRRVLQCFSKLIHVHHLNPGEIISQSSLLGLAISSFADPDWTQASPLESSIAASSSQFETLWDLSDNFGFGVTGLVREYIGATLSGKHDNDNGPAWSAVESGDQAIDDALTFPICQASEHDSVLLYCSRDGDALHADPPATGVVNASIDLFSVAIPLHTPKVQESSVEQIATFLSSPTVQRNPGRRAAMVVNVAVALLHALKVAVKEAGSAAGRLNPATDKILQELLQKFIIDADPIVRTIGSEALGRLCYNSGNAFTNTAINWLVDTIVEIREPNARAGCAAALGCIHSQIGGMAAGLHLKTIVGILMSLCNDPHPVVHFWALGGLERVSNSAGLTFSPFVSSTLGMLARLYNADTHNEESATLATSNIELSFLTPVVVSRCVDSLINVLGPDLQDIAKTRNLILTLLRQFQLEDNPALVTESSKCLDHLSLYASGYVDFAGYVKRLQSELTASNPLMRDVATRGLSNLMKRDAASVIQTAAPGLEEQIWLAFDDTPDNTLLKSMIQDWLQQTALTETEMWIQRCHTILTKTRSKSDEPPPPSAAPKTAGGDIQDDEVAGFASAVGEGQAETPGDTASGQELLKWQTRNFVMDCLSELLATVQEAILPDQTIPAELALQHKVGDIVRMAFSASTANVVELRVWGLKIIDQVLKMFGKTPDPDFTEASLLEQYQAQIGSALTPAFAADSSPELASEAINVSATFIATGIVTNVERMGRILKLLVLGLENFSKNPDTTEIGDLKGLNSNAKVMVKVALFSAWARLQIASMEQEYLTQVVQPHLATLTPLWLSSLQEYARLRFEPDISGSLGTGPLTGNLDEVYAALNRETLLKFYQDTWLNLVDAIAGLVEKDIDFVFDALDGRSKPEEPSETEGDKEKESNGVTEGKGHDINYRDEPVAFFFVLFGLAFEALVGQSTSPAQRLEILQALRRILRPVISGNAIYQEAIFGETMDSLDRLVLTESIPIQNVIVEIARNLSLDHPSAKSGQARSDHLSDDIEQLFELTRSIILVLAGLLPNLREATPLARFNVSSEDSLSLIRLALSSLVDVASIFPSIIRDDLHACILHIFSTILATGLCQAEVVPQALPIFKNFIQWITHPSDNEPELLENLTVVSHQLRGCLTRFLATLTIAQRRESDSSLPCAKNTLLAITILLTTGGHVVPPQDPVLPQILNELLDCLQDVGLANVAAGCIRSILLAPNPRSPTDEVVARYLTPRLIAFLISCPMDNGEVPNDPEGCRSIIARTLVNCVSHGTFAANEIPSAMSLVFSALLARGKREGQSVYKETAGHLLELAKSDQMVFRAMVASMNVEQKGLLEEVLRNVEVESGAGNRAAKNNGAQQEEQQSGPSIALRFDF from the exons ATGTCTTCTTCTGAACCTACGGCGGCCGCCGCTGCTGCGACTACCCCCGATGATGCGGCCCCGCGAGCGGAGCTCGATATCACCAAGCTCCATGCGCTGCCCTCCGAACAGCAGGACCTCTACCTCCTCACGTTTACATCCGAATTAGTTCAACATGTCTCGGGACTGGACAAGGCGCAGATATCATCTCAACAGAAGTTCCTGAAGAAGGAACTGTTCAAGATCCTTACCCTATCTTCGCCGACGATTACTCGTGTTATTCGCAACAACTTGGGACGATGCTTCGGAGCTATACTAGGCAAGGGGGATCGTGGGATACTGTTTGAAACAGTAACCGATCTGCTGGGGGTCTTGAATGCAGGAAAGAGTGAGGAATTGAAGACGAAATTCGCCGCGGCGCATTGTTTAGGGGAGGTCTTTGCGGCTGCTGGAGAGAGCGCCTTTGCGCAGTCGGGACTTGTGATCTCAAGCTTGCTCAAGCTGCTTAAGCCTTCTGCCAATCATACTGGTCTCCGTGGTTCGATATTCTCTGTAATACGGAAGGTGGTCGTCGGGGCTGGGGTTCCGGTGGACGAGACAACCGCGCGTGATGTCTGGAAACAGGCTCGGAATGCGGCAACCAGTGACAAATCGACTTTCGTCCAGCTTCATGCTTGTCGCTGTATTGAGCATTTAGTGAAGGTGACGCCGTACTTTGACAATTCGAATGACTTCGACAACCTGAAATCCGTGATTTGGAAGGTCATCGATAGTCCTGTTGCTCCCGTTCGGCatgcagcagcagcttgTCTGGCTCGAGTCTTGGTTAAGCTTCATTCGCCAGATACCCGGATCCAGCCCGCTCCTAAGTCTAAGAAATCGAAGCGAATGTCCAAGAAGCCGACACCCAAGCCGggagaggatgaggacgaggcgGAAGTTTCAGAACCATCAACCCCCAAGAAGTCAGAGTCGcgcctcttcttcctccttcctgATCTTTTCCGCCAATTGTCGACACAATACATGCGGAGCACCACCTCCAATCGTGCCCGGGCAGCTATTGCCGTCTGCTACAAGCATGTCTTGCGGAACCTGGGCAACAAGTTCATCGAAGAACGGTATGGCCAAATCGCAAATCATCTCCTGTTCGAGCTTCTCAACCATCCCACTGTGACGTACAACCGTTTTCGCCTTCTCATGACCAGGAAGTTTGTCAAGAGTATCTTGGAAGACACGATTGGCCGTGAATCGCTCCGGGAGAACAGCCAACTCAATGCGGCGAAGTGGTTGATCAACGAAATTCTCAAGGATTACCCCCAGGTCATCCAGGAACGCCGCGAGCCCAGCAAGTACACTTTGACAAGCACGCTCAGTGCGTTGTCATCTTTGATCAGTTCCCTGGGTTCCGCTTTTAACACCTTGGCTGAGAGCTGTCGCGAGGCTTTGATTCAAGTCCTTCCCCATCCAAGCTACACTGTGCAAATTCACAGTGCACACTGCTTGCGAGCCTTTGTTTTAGCTTGCCCGCATCAGCTCCTATCATGTGTGACAATTTGCCTGAACAGCTTGAGTAGGGAGATCGGACAGCTATCCACACCTCGACAGTCACCAAGGCGCTGTGTTGCTTACGCCAACGGGCTTTCGGCCATGCTGAGCACGTCTCGCCTGCAGCCTCTTTACGGTTCTGTTGATGTTTTTGCTCGCGTTTTTACCCAGGCTACCGATTTACTGAAGACAAGCACCAGCTCCGAACTACGTGCTGCAGGCACGCAGGTTCAAATTGCCTGGATTCTAATTGGAGGGCTGATGCCCCTTGGACCCAGTTTTGTGAAGATACATCTCTCGCAGCTGATGCTACTATGGAAGAATGCCCTTCCTAAACATATGGGCAAAGAGAGCTTTGCTCAGCGTGGAAACCTGGAGATTAGCTTTCTTACACATGTCAGGGAGTGCGCGCTGAGTTCGTTGCTAGCATTCATGGAATTCAACGCCAAACTAATCACGTCCGATGGCGCGAAAAGAATAGCTAGCATGCTGCAGAACACCGTCGACTTCCTTCATGACCTTCCCAGGCAGAAGTCTGCTGAAGATCTGTCCCAGAGGCTCCACCCGTCATTGCAGTTGCATGATCTGGCGACAATGGTTCGTCGGCGTGTGCTTCAGTGCTTTTCCAAGCTGATCCACGTCCATCATCTTAACCCCGGAGAGATCATCTCCCAGTCGAGCTTGCTGGGTCTTGCAATTTCATCTTTCGCGGACCCGGATTGGACACAAGCTAGCCCTCTGGAGAGCTCCATCGCTGCTTCTAGTAGCCAGTTCGAGACCTTGTGGGATCTCTCCGACAATTTCGGATTTGGTGTCACGGGGTTAGTTAGGGAGTATATCGGCGCGACATTGTCCGGAAAGCACGATAACGACAATGGTCCGGCTTGGTCTGCTGTTGAGTCTGGAGACCAAGCCATTGATGATGCT TTGACTTTCCCAATTTGCCAAGCAAGCGAGCATGATTCTGTTCTCCTGTATTGCTCCAGAGACGGCGACGCTCTTCACGCGGACCCTCCCGCCACCGGAGTTGTCAATGCTTCTATTGACTTGTTTTCAGTTGCTATCCCATTACACACCCCGAAGGTCCAGGAAAGCAGTGTGGAACAAATTGCAACATTCCTGTCTTCCCCGACCGTTCAACGTAACCCTGGACGCAGAGCTGCGATGGTGGTTAATGTTGCCGTTGCGTTGCTTCATGCCCTGAAGGTTGCTGTTAAAGAGGCGGGCTCGGCCGCAGGCAGATTGAACCCTGCTACTGACAAGATTCTACAGGAGCTTTTGCAG AAATTCATCATTGATGCTGATCCAATTGTTCGGACGATTGGCTCTGAGGCGCTTGGGCGTCTATGTTACAATTCTGGAAACGCCTTTACGAATACGGCAATTAACTGGCTCGTTGACACTATCGTTGAGATCAGGGAGCCCAACGCCCGCGCCGgctgtgctgctgctttaGGTTGTATTCATTCCCAGATCGGTGGTATGGCGGCTGGTTTGCATTTGAAGACTATCGTCGGCATTTTGATGTCTCTTTGCAATGACCCACACCCTGTTGTCCACTTCTGGGCGCTTGGGGGGCTGGAAAGAGTTTCCAATTCCGCTGGTCTGACCTTCTCGCCCTTCGTTTCTAGCACACTCGGAATGCTTGCTCGACTTTACAACGCCGATACTCACAACGAAGAGTCTGCAACGTTGGCAACCTCCAACATTGAGTTATCCTTCCTCACGCCTGTCGTCGTTAGTCGCTGTGTTGATTCTCTGATTAACGTTCTGGGGCCGGATCTTCAAGATATCGCCAAAACACGCAACCTTATCCTCACGCTTCTTCGTCAGTTCCAGCTGGAGGACAATCCAGCTCTGGTTACTGAAAGTTCGAAGTGCTTAGACCATCTGTCACTGTATGCATCAGGATACGTGGATTTTGCCGGATATGTGAAGCGCCTTCAGAGCGAGCTTACCGCCAGCAACCCATTGATGAGAGATGTGGCAACTAGAGGGCTAAGCAACCTTATGAAGAGAGACGCCGCGTCTGTCATTCAAACCGCCGCACCTGGTCTCGAAGAGCAAATTTGGCTCGCATTCGATGATACCCCCGACAATACACTGCTCAAGAGTATGATCCAGGACTGGTTGCAACAGACGGCGCTTACGGAAACCGAAATGTGGATTCAACGGTGCCATACAATCCTGACCAAGACCCGTTCCAAATCGGATGAGCCTCCACCACCATCCGCTGCTCCCAAGACCGCTGGCGGTGATATACAAGACGATGAAGTGGCTGGCTTCGCGTCTGCTGTTGGTGAAGGACAAGCCGAGACACCAGGTGACACTGCTTCTGGTCAGGAGTTGCTGAAGTGGCAAACCCGCAACTTTGTTATGGACTGCCTTAGTGAACTGTTGGCGACGGTTCAGGAGGCGATCCTGCCTGATCAAACAATACCTGCTGAACTTGCCCTGCAGCACAAGGTCGGGGATATTGTCCGGATGGCGTTCTCGGCGTCTACGGCGAATGTTGTGGAATTAAGAGTCTGGGGATTGAAGATTATTGATCAAGTTCTCAAG ATGTTTGGCAAAACTCCGGATCCGGACTTCACGGAGGCGTCCCTGCTCGAACAATATCAAGCTCAGATTGGCTCAGCTCTTACGCCGGCTTTCGCGGCTGATTCGTCGCCCGAGTTGGCGTCTGAGGCTATCAATGTCTCTGCCACGTTCATTGCGACTGGTATCGTGACCAACGTTGAGCGGATGGGAAGAATCCTCAAGCTCCTAGTGCTTGGCCTTGAGAATTTCTCTA AAAACCCGGATACCACCGAAATTGGCGATCTGAAGGGGCTCAATTCAAACGCCAAAGTCATGGTCAAGGTGGCCCTATTCTCAGCCTGGGCCCGACTGCAGATTGCGAGCATGGAACAGGAGTATTTGACCCAAGTTGTCCAGCCTCACCTCGCGACGCTTACTCCGCTGTGGCTCTCATCACTTCAGGAATATGCGCGATTGAGATTTGAGCCGGATATCTCGGGAAGTCTAGGCACAGGGCCGTTGACTGGCAATTTGGATGAGGTCTATGCTGCACTGAACCGGGAGACTTTGCTCAAG TTCTATCAGGATACTTGGTTGAACCTTGTCGACGCTATCGCCGGCCTTGTTGAAAAGGACATAGATTTCGTTTTCGATGCGTTAGATGGCAGATCGAAGCCAGAAGAGCCCAGCGAGACTGAGGGTgacaaagagaaagagagtaACGGAGTCACAGAGGGCAAGGGCCACGATATCAATTACCGTGATGAACCAGTGGCGTTTTTCTTCGTCCTTTTCGGATTGGCATTCGAAGCTCTTGTTGGCCAGTCGACTTCGCCAGCGCAGAGGCTGGAGATCCTTCAGGCTCTCCGGAGAATCTTGCGACCCGTCATATCCGGCAACGCTATCTATCAGGAGGCCATTTTCGGGGAGACGATGGATAGCCTGGACCGTTTGGTGTTGACTGAGAGCATTCCCATCCAGAACGTCATCGTTGAGATAGCCCGGAACTTGTCTCTGGACCATCCGTCGGCCAAGAGCGGGCAGGCGCGAAGTGATCACCTTTCCGACGATATCGAGCAGCTCTTCGAGTTGACCAGGAGTATTATCCTCGTGCTTGCGGGATTGCTACCTAATCTTCGTGAAGCTACACCACTTGCCCGGTTTAACGTGTCATCTGAAGACTCTTTGTCGCTGATCCGGCTTGCTCTGTCTTCTCTCGTTGACGTTGCCTCGATATTCCCGTCTATCATTCGCGACGACCTCCACGCGTGCATTTTACACATCTTCAGCACTATACTGGCCACTGGGTTATGCCAAGCGGAGGTGGTACCTCAAGCACTTCCGATCTTCAAGAACTTCATCCAATGGATCACACACCCAAGCGACAATGAACCCGAATTACTGGAGAACCTTACCGTCGTATCTCACCAGCTGCGTGGCTGCTTGACCCGCTTCCTCGCCACTCTTACCATCGCTCAGCGTCGAGAATCCGATTCCTCTCTCCCCTGTGCCAAGAACACACTCCTGGCTATCACCATCCTCCTCACCACAGGAGGCCATGTTGTCCCACCTCAAGATCCTGTACTCCCTCAGATCCTGAACGAACTCCTCGACTGCCTCCAGGACGTTGGTCTCGCTAACGTCGCTGCCGGATGTATCCGCTCCATTCTCCTAGCACCAAACCCTCGTTCGCCTACAGACGAAGTAGTCGCGCGCTATCTGACTCCAAGACTCATCGCCTTCCTCATCAGCTGTCCCATGGACAACGGCGAAGTTCCCAACGACCCCGAGGGCTGCCGGAGCATCATCGCACGCACGTTAGTCAACTGCGTGAGCCACGGCACTTTTGCCGCAAATGAGATCCCATCTGCCATGTCCCTGGTTTTCTCCGCACTCCTCGCGCGCGGAAAACGCGAGGGACAATCCGTGTACAAGGAAACAGCGGGACACTTGCTCGAACTGGCGAAGTCAGATCAGATGGTGTTCCG